The Marinobacter szutsaonensis sequence AGGATCGCCTCGCGCTTCTCACCGATCTCGGTGCGCTCGGAAATGTAGCGCAGGCGGTCGAAGTTCATGTTCGCGCCGCTGAGCACCGCTGCCAGGTTCTCGCCTTCCAGCTGTTCCCGCTCCACGTACTTCTTGAGCCCGGCGATGGAAAGCGCGCCGGCCGGCTCCGCGATGGAACGGGTATCCTCGAACACGTCCTTGATGGCGGCGCAGATCTCGTCAGTGGTGACCGTGATCACCTCGTCCACCAGATCCTTGCAGATATTCCAGGGCTCCTCGCCGATCTGGCGAACCGCCACCCCGTCGGCAAAGATCCCGACCTCATCCAGGATCACCCGCTCGCCGGCCTTCATGGCCGCCTGCAGGCAATTGGAGTCTTCAGGTTCGACACCGATCACCTTGATCTCGGGGCGCAGGTACTTGATGTAGGCTGTCATGCCGGCAATCAGGCCGCCGCCACCTACCGGGATAAAGACCGCGTGCAGGGGCTGGGAGAACTGCCACATCATTTCCATGGCCACGGTGCCCTGCCCGGCGATGACATCGGGATCATCGTAGGGCGGGATGTAGGTGTAGCCGTGCTTCTTGATCAGTTCCTGGGCGTGGGCGGCGGCCTCATCGAAGGCGTCACCCTTGAGTACCACTTTGGCACCCCGGTCCCGCACCGACTTCACCTTGATGTCCGGCGTGGTCTGGGGCATCACAATCACCGCCTTGATACCCAGCTCCTTGGCGGACATGGCCACGCCCTGGGCGTGGTTGCCGGCGGAGGCGCAGATCACGCCCTTGGCTTTCTGCTCTTCGGACAGCTGGGCAATCCGGTTGTAGGCGCCGCGAATCTTGAAGGAGAACACCGGCTGAAGGTCTTCGCGCTTGAGCATAATGTTGTTGGCAAAGCGCTTGGACAGGCTACGGGCTTCAGTCAGGGGTGTTTCGATGGCCACGTCATAGACGCGCGCATCGAGTATCTTCTTGATATAGCGTTGCGGCATAGTGGTTCCGGTTGCTTGGTGAGTGTGCGGGAAAAACCGACAGTGTAGAAAGTTTGCACGGCAGCCGTCTATAAGCAGACCTCACAGGCCGCTATAATGACCGTAAATTTCATCCGGAATTGCAGACGGAGCCCGACATGACCCAGGACGAACTCAAGAAGGCCGTGGCCAAAGCCGCCGTGGACTATATCGCCCCCCGCCTCGACAGCGACAGCATCGTCGGCGTGGGCACTGGCAGCACCGCCAACTTCTTCATCGACATGCTGGCCGAACTCAAGAACGAGTTCGACGGCGCCGTGGCCAGCTCCGAAGCCACGGCCGAACGTCTGAAGAGCCACGGCATTCCGGTGTATGACCTCAACAGCGCCGGGGAGCTGGAATTCTACGTGGACGGTGCCGATGAAACCAACGAACGCCTCGAACTGATCAAGGGCGGCGGCGCAGCCCTGACCCGGGAAAAGATCGTCGCCGCAGTAGCCAGGTCCTTTATCTGCATCGCCGACGAATCCAAGATGGTCGGCGTGCTCGGCAAGTTCCCACTGCCGGTGGAAGTCATCCCCATGGCCCGCAGCCACGTCGGCCGGGAAATCGTCAAACTCGGCGGCGATCCGGTGTACCGTGAGGGCGTGGTCACCGATAACGGCAACATCATCATCGACGTCCACAACATGGACATCTCCCGGCCGATCCATGTGGAAGAACAGCTCAACAATATAGTCGGCGTGGTCACCAACGGTCTGTTCGCCCGCCGCCCGGCCGACCTGTTACTGCTGGGCACCAGCGAGGGCGTCAAGAGTATTCCCCGCAAGGGCGCCTGATTAACGACTGCCTGAGGGGCTGGCTTTCCGGGCCAGCCCTTTTTGTTTGGGCCGAACCACAAACCAAGCGCTTGCTTGGTGCCAGATTTTGAGTGACACTGCTTCCATTCACGATTGTCCACAGGGAGCCCGACCGTGTCCGAATACTTCAATGATATCCACGAACAGGCACGCCTCAGTGCCCGGAAATTTATCGAGACCCATGTCCTGCCCCACATCGACGACTGGGAAGAGGCGGGCGAATTTCCCCGGGAGCTTTACAAGAAAGCGGGCGACGCCGGCCTGCTCGGCATCGGATTTCCCGAAGCCCTGGGCGGCACCGGCGAAGGGGATATTTTCCTGAAAGTGGCGGTCTCAGAGGAACTGATGCGATCTACCTCCGGCGGGCTGGTCGCGGGTCTGGGCTCCCTCGACATCGGCCTGCCGCCGGTGGCCAAATGGGCCAAACAGAAGATCCGGGATCAGATCGTGCCCCCGGTCCTGCGCGGCGAGAAAATCTCCGCCCTGGCCATCACCGAGCCCGGCGGTGGCTCCGACGTCGCCAACCTGAGAACCCGGGCAGTCCGGGACGGTGACCACTACATCGTCAACGGCAGCAAGACCTTCATCACCAGCGGCATGCGCGCCGACCACTACACCGTCGCCGTCCGCACCGGCGGCGAGGGCCACGGCGGCATCAGCCTGCTGCTCATCGACCGGGACATGCCGGGCTTCTCCACCGGCAAGAAACTCCGCAAGATGGGCTGGTGGGCCAGCGACACCGCCGAACTCTTCTTTGAAGATTGCCGGGTACCGGCGGACCGTCTGATCGGCGCCGAGAACGCCGGCTTTATCGCGATCATGAGCAACTTCCTGGCCGAACGCCTGAGCCTTTCCATCATGGCCTACATGACCGCCCAGCTCGCCTACGAAGCCGCCTTGGACTACACCAAACAACGCCAGGCCTTCGGCCGGAACATCGCCGGTTTTCAGGTCACCCGTCACAAGCTGGTGGACATGGCCACCCAGATCGACGTGGCCCGGGAATACACCTACCGCTGCGCGGCCCTGATGCAGGCCGGCAAGAACCCGATCAAGCAGGTGGCCATGGCCAAGAATTTCTCGGTGGACGTCTGCGAAAAGGTCACCCGTGAGGCGGTGCAGTTGTTCGGTGGCATGGGTTACATGCGGGAGTCGGTGGTGGAGCGCCTATACCGGGACGCCAAGATCCTGTCCATTGGCGGCGGCACTACGGAGATCATGAAGGAGCTGATTGCCAAGCAGATCAAGTTGTAGCCTTCTGGCCTGGGGGGAGGGGCCATATCAGGGGCCTTTCCAAAACACGCTCCTTGCGGCACGTCCCTGTGACGCTTGGGCTCCGCCATCCATGGCTCCGCACAGTTTTGGAAAGCCCCCTGATACGGCCCCACACTTTCAGTGCAAGCCTCCAAAGTCGCAATGATTATTTCTTTAATGGGCATTTGAAGATAGTTCGGGCGGCAATCTGACAAGGCCTCCCGAAAACGTGGAGCGCCAGGGATGGCGCGACCGAGCCCTACAGGGACGTATTCACGGGTGTTTTTCGGGAGGCCTTGTCAGATTGCCGCTTGCTCCCAAGCACGAACGAATCCAGGACCAACAATCACGCCGACCAAGGTTTAGTTTCGAACTGCAAGAGACTCCCGTATAATTGCGCCCACTTTTTAGCCGCAGTTAAACGTACCTCAACGTATCAGGAAGGATCGCACATGCAATTCGACAACATCCCCGCAGGCAAGAACCCGCCTGAAGACATCTACGTTGCCATCGAAATCCCGGCCAACAGCTCCCCGGTCAAGTACGAACTGGACAAAGACATGGGCGCCCTGCTGGTAGACCGTTTCATGGCCACCCCGATGTTCTACCCGGCCAACTACGGCTTCATCCCCCACACCCTGGCCGACGACGGCGACCCCCTGGACGTACTCGTGGTCACCCCGTACCCGGTACAGGCGGGCTCCGTCATCCGTGCCCGCCCGGTTGGCGTTCTGAACATGGAAGACGAAGCCGGTGGTGACGCCAAGCTGGTTGCCGTTCCCCACGACAAGCTGACCACTTCCTACCACGATGTGAAGGAAATCGACGATCTGCCCGAGCTGCTGCGCGACCAGATCAAACATTTCTTCGAGAACTACAAGACGCTCGAGCCGGGCAAGTGGGTCAAGGTCCAGGGCTGGGACAACGCCGCAGCCGCCAAGAAAGCCATCGTAGACGCCATCAACGCCTACAAGGGCTGATAGGCAGGATACTTCAGATGCAAAAAACCGGGTCCTCGAACCCGGTTTTTTTTGTGCTCGGAAACGGGACTGCTTCAGCCCCGTGACAACAGATCCCGCATATCGCTGATTGCCGCGTTGGCGCGGGACAGGTAGGCGGCCATGGTCAGGGAGTGGTTGGCCAGTACGCCGAAGCCGCTGCCGTTCAGAATCACCGGGCTCCACATCTGGCCTTGAGTGCCCTCAAGCTCGATGATGATCTGCTTCACGCTGGCCATGGCGTTTTTGTCCTGCAACACCTTGCGAAAGTCCACCTCGATGGCACGGAAGATGTGCAGCAACGCCCAGGCACTGCCTCGGGCCTCATAGAACACATCATCGAT is a genomic window containing:
- the ilvA gene encoding threonine ammonia-lyase, biosynthetic, which encodes MLIDGCRANFLHCRFFPHTHQATGTTMPQRYIKKILDARVYDVAIETPLTEARSLSKRFANNIMLKREDLQPVFSFKIRGAYNRIAQLSEEQKAKGVICASAGNHAQGVAMSAKELGIKAVIVMPQTTPDIKVKSVRDRGAKVVLKGDAFDEAAAHAQELIKKHGYTYIPPYDDPDVIAGQGTVAMEMMWQFSQPLHAVFIPVGGGGLIAGMTAYIKYLRPEIKVIGVEPEDSNCLQAAMKAGERVILDEVGIFADGVAVRQIGEEPWNICKDLVDEVITVTTDEICAAIKDVFEDTRSIAEPAGALSIAGLKKYVEREQLEGENLAAVLSGANMNFDRLRYISERTEIGEKREAILAVTIPEKPGAFKTFINALHKRSITEFNYRYADDQKAVIFVGIQIQAGGHGRDELVQELRESGYSVVDLTDSDLAKQHIRHMVGGHAPSISNEKVYQFEFPERPGALLKFLMSLGTRWNISMFHYRNHGAAYSRVLLGAQVNDDEDKDFEKMLDKVGFRYENMTDNEAYRLFLGAGNGGST
- the rpiA gene encoding ribose-5-phosphate isomerase RpiA, whose protein sequence is MTQDELKKAVAKAAVDYIAPRLDSDSIVGVGTGSTANFFIDMLAELKNEFDGAVASSEATAERLKSHGIPVYDLNSAGELEFYVDGADETNERLELIKGGGAALTREKIVAAVARSFICIADESKMVGVLGKFPLPVEVIPMARSHVGREIVKLGGDPVYREGVVTDNGNIIIDVHNMDISRPIHVEEQLNNIVGVVTNGLFARRPADLLLLGTSEGVKSIPRKGA
- a CDS encoding acyl-CoA dehydrogenase family protein; its protein translation is MSEYFNDIHEQARLSARKFIETHVLPHIDDWEEAGEFPRELYKKAGDAGLLGIGFPEALGGTGEGDIFLKVAVSEELMRSTSGGLVAGLGSLDIGLPPVAKWAKQKIRDQIVPPVLRGEKISALAITEPGGGSDVANLRTRAVRDGDHYIVNGSKTFITSGMRADHYTVAVRTGGEGHGGISLLLIDRDMPGFSTGKKLRKMGWWASDTAELFFEDCRVPADRLIGAENAGFIAIMSNFLAERLSLSIMAYMTAQLAYEAALDYTKQRQAFGRNIAGFQVTRHKLVDMATQIDVAREYTYRCAALMQAGKNPIKQVAMAKNFSVDVCEKVTREAVQLFGGMGYMRESVVERLYRDAKILSIGGGTTEIMKELIAKQIKL
- the ppa gene encoding inorganic diphosphatase gives rise to the protein MQFDNIPAGKNPPEDIYVAIEIPANSSPVKYELDKDMGALLVDRFMATPMFYPANYGFIPHTLADDGDPLDVLVVTPYPVQAGSVIRARPVGVLNMEDEAGGDAKLVAVPHDKLTTSYHDVKEIDDLPELLRDQIKHFFENYKTLEPGKWVKVQGWDNAAAAKKAIVDAINAYKG